In Pueribacillus theae, the following proteins share a genomic window:
- a CDS encoding DUF1272 domain-containing protein, translating to MALEMRDNCEKCDTTLHLDSEAYICSYECTFCPDCTSAMNNLCPNCGGELVKRPTRT from the coding sequence ATGGCTCTTGAAATGAGAGATAATTGCGAAAAGTGTGATACAACGCTTCACTTGGATTCAGAAGCTTACATATGTTCATACGAGTGTACATTTTGTCCTGATTGCACTTCTGCGATGAATAATCTTTGTCCAAATTGCGGCGGGGAATTAGTTAAACGACCAACTCGCACATAA
- a CDS encoding type 2 periplasmic-binding domain-containing protein translates to MGVSLVTDLAMQQPSKGIVFRSLNPVTTIATSFAWRKDEKSPVVNTFLTLAREFLKTKFQESQS, encoded by the coding sequence ATGGGGGTCTCATTAGTGACGGATTTAGCGATGCAACAACCGAGTAAAGGAATTGTTTTTCGTTCACTAAATCCTGTTACAACAATTGCTACTTCGTTTGCATGGCGAAAAGACGAAAAATCGCCTGTCGTGAATACTTTTCTCACATTAGCTAGGGAATTTTTGAAAACAAAATTTCAAGAAAGCCAATCTTAG
- a CDS encoding AMP-binding protein — protein sequence MNEQQYLENLQRLWDKNWPSELPKEPHYPFGEILITDYLRKRAELTPDKACIIYYGLEVTFKQLDDWSNRFASYLLSIGVKKGDRVAVFLPNCPQFLIAFYGILKAGCVHVPVNPMFKEQELLYELNDAGAEIIVTLDHLYSLVQKVKAQTSLREVVTTSLKEFLPQKPTIPLHHSMPLQPISCPDTTSFLSIIENSDYSSGLGVNVNLDDLAALNYTGGTTGMPKGCEHTQRNMLYTAACIATFSFSSTSSEDQVGLNYLPIFWIAGENSIIGPVFKGVTQVLLYRWDVKAVLEAIQRYKLSGVGGVLDNMIELMEYPELEKYDLSSIQATSVSSFVKKLSIEYRQRWKTLTGVTMKESAFGMTETHTMDTFTTGLQTDDMDLKAQPVFCGLPMPGTKIKIVDFESGELLPLGQEGEIVIKTPSLLKGYWNKPEATKKSFSNGWFHTGDIGVLDEEGFLHYLGRRKEMLKVNGMSVFPSEIETIMGKMPGSEGCGVVGQEDTEKGQIPIAFVKLNADYQDKLNEEKIYQWCKENMAIYKVPVIKIIDELPLTATGKVRKVELEKMLEKQSL from the coding sequence ATGAATGAACAACAATACCTTGAAAATTTACAAAGATTATGGGATAAAAATTGGCCAAGTGAACTGCCAAAAGAACCACATTATCCATTTGGTGAAATACTCATTACAGATTATCTCAGAAAGCGGGCAGAGTTAACACCCGACAAAGCATGCATTATTTATTACGGTTTAGAAGTTACATTTAAACAATTGGATGACTGGAGCAATCGTTTCGCTTCTTACCTTCTCTCTATAGGAGTAAAAAAAGGAGATCGAGTGGCGGTTTTTCTACCTAACTGCCCACAATTCCTCATTGCTTTCTATGGAATACTGAAAGCAGGCTGTGTTCATGTACCAGTCAATCCCATGTTTAAAGAACAAGAACTACTCTATGAATTAAATGATGCCGGCGCAGAAATTATAGTAACGCTAGATCATTTATATTCACTGGTACAAAAAGTAAAAGCTCAAACGAGTCTAAGAGAAGTTGTGACGACGAGTCTGAAAGAATTTTTGCCGCAAAAACCAACAATACCATTGCATCATTCAATGCCGCTCCAACCGATCTCTTGTCCAGATACGACATCTTTCCTTTCGATAATAGAAAATTCGGATTACTCCTCTGGCCTGGGAGTTAATGTCAATCTGGATGATTTAGCCGCTCTTAACTATACAGGCGGCACGACGGGAATGCCTAAAGGCTGTGAACATACCCAGCGAAATATGTTATATACCGCAGCCTGCATTGCTACTTTTTCTTTTAGTTCTACGTCCTCAGAAGATCAGGTTGGGCTGAATTATTTACCTATTTTTTGGATTGCGGGTGAAAATAGCATTATTGGTCCCGTCTTTAAAGGCGTCACGCAAGTATTGCTTTATCGCTGGGATGTAAAAGCTGTTCTAGAAGCCATTCAACGTTATAAATTAAGCGGCGTCGGCGGAGTTCTAGATAATATGATTGAATTAATGGAGTATCCTGAACTTGAAAAATATGATCTAAGTTCGATTCAAGCGACTTCTGTCAGTTCATTTGTTAAGAAGTTATCAATCGAGTACCGTCAACGATGGAAAACACTTACCGGAGTTACAATGAAGGAATCTGCCTTCGGTATGACAGAAACTCACACGATGGATACATTTACAACGGGCTTACAAACTGATGACATGGACCTCAAAGCTCAACCTGTCTTTTGCGGATTGCCCATGCCTGGAACGAAGATTAAAATTGTCGATTTTGAATCGGGTGAGCTGCTACCCTTAGGACAAGAAGGGGAAATTGTTATTAAAACACCATCTTTGCTAAAAGGGTACTGGAATAAACCTGAAGCGACAAAAAAATCCTTTAGCAACGGTTGGTTCCACACTGGAGATATCGGTGTCTTGGATGAAGAAGGGTTTCTGCATTATTTGGGACGCAGAAAAGAAATGTTAAAGGTCAATGGGATGAGTGTATTTCCATCCGAAATTGAAACAATTATGGGAAAAATGCCTGGTAGTGAAGGATGTGGAGTAGTTGGACAGGAAGACACTGAAAAAGGACAAATCCCAATTGCGTTTGTAAAGTTAAATGCAGATTATCAGGATAAACTCAATGAGGAAAAAATATACCAATGGTGTAAAGAAAATATGGCGATCTATAAAGTTCCTGTTATAAAAATTATTGATGAATTGCCGTTAACAGCTACAGGGAAAGTGAGAAAAGTTGAATTAGAGAAAATGTTAGAAAAACAGTCTTTGTGA
- a CDS encoding helix-turn-helix transcriptional regulator, giving the protein MVGDRYSDLVINEVITYIHEHIYDPLPLSRLSSYAGYSPYHFTRIFKEKIGLSPLYYVSSLKLEKAKDLLLHTNFSVRDIGMEIGQQSLGTFTTRFTKRIGVTPSKFRNSALEAGEHFDKLRTINHWSLPLLKTNQDLIVKGTVSAEVPFQGIILIGLFPKPIPEGLPLYGTLLSSLGDFCFTDVKPGIYYMMATSVSWEMKAKDFLLPYTTLRAKLKEPIIVKPYSTVPHQHVILRKPRLDDPPILVSLPLLMNRFFNRVVKK; this is encoded by the coding sequence ATGGTGGGTGACCGATATTCAGATTTAGTCATTAATGAGGTAATCACATATATACATGAACATATTTACGATCCGCTTCCTCTCTCACGATTGTCAAGTTACGCAGGTTATAGCCCGTACCATTTCACGCGTATTTTTAAAGAAAAAATCGGTCTCTCACCGCTCTATTATGTCTCGTCACTAAAGCTGGAGAAGGCGAAAGATTTATTGTTGCATACGAACTTCAGTGTTCGCGATATTGGAATGGAAATCGGTCAGCAAAGCTTAGGAACTTTCACTACTCGATTTACAAAACGGATAGGTGTCACGCCATCCAAATTTCGAAACTCGGCGCTTGAGGCGGGTGAACACTTCGATAAGTTACGAACAATAAACCATTGGTCTTTACCCTTACTTAAAACAAATCAAGATCTCATCGTAAAAGGAACTGTCAGTGCGGAAGTTCCTTTTCAGGGGATTATTTTAATTGGCTTATTTCCGAAACCGATTCCGGAAGGACTCCCTTTATACGGAACGTTGCTGTCTTCATTGGGGGATTTTTGCTTTACCGATGTAAAACCGGGCATCTATTATATGATGGCAACATCAGTCTCTTGGGAAATGAAGGCGAAAGATTTTCTTCTGCCGTACACAACTTTACGTGCCAAATTGAAGGAACCAATCATCGTTAAGCCTTATTCCACGGTTCCTCATCAGCATGTTATACTTCGTAAGCCACGACTTGATGACCCTCCAATCCTTGTTTCTTTGCCATTGTTGATGAATCGTTTCTTTAATCGCGTTGTTAAAAAATAG
- a CDS encoding VOC family protein — translation MGLQAKQIYVNLPVKDLDKTKSFFGEIGFEFNPQFSDENAACMVVNENIFVMLLTEEFFKNFTDKELSDASKSIEGIVALSSDSREQVDEIVNKALALGGTPSYETIEQGPMYSRSFYDINGHMWEFLYMDESAVQ, via the coding sequence GTGGGATTGCAAGCGAAACAAATTTACGTGAATTTACCGGTTAAAGATTTGGACAAAACAAAGAGCTTTTTTGGTGAAATAGGTTTTGAATTTAATCCCCAATTTAGTGACGAGAATGCAGCATGTATGGTTGTTAATGAGAATATCTTTGTTATGTTGTTGACTGAAGAGTTTTTCAAAAATTTCACGGATAAGGAACTTTCCGATGCATCGAAAAGTATAGAAGGCATCGTAGCCCTATCATCTGACAGTAGAGAGCAAGTGGATGAAATCGTTAATAAAGCGCTAGCCTTGGGTGGAACGCCCAGCTATGAGACGATCGAGCAAGGACCGATGTATTCACGGAGTTTCTATGATATTAACGGTCATATGTGGGAGTTTCTTTACATGGATGAAAGTGCCGTTCAATAA
- a CDS encoding TatD family hydrolase, which translates to MVIDAHIHLDQYPTEQIADQIKRWKEGGINGVVAVSTDLHSCYHTLSLAERFPDFVYPCLGWHPEQRLPTDKELNELIQLIRTEKHRINGVGEIGLPHYSLKQLGNPPLEPYIELFTILTCEAKAQELPVAVHAVHNKAPLALAVLKEEKMTKAHFHWLKAEAEVLKEIIHEGYFISVTPEVCYRERDKRLVQSTPMGQLLLETDGPWPFSGPFSGKSTTPLFLFDSLEKVAAIKGKSIVEAKFQLRQNIEKLYLSYRGGSIN; encoded by the coding sequence ATGGTGATTGATGCCCACATTCATCTAGACCAATACCCTACTGAACAAATCGCAGATCAAATCAAACGCTGGAAGGAAGGCGGTATTAACGGTGTTGTTGCGGTTTCAACCGACCTTCACTCTTGCTATCATACACTTTCTTTGGCGGAACGTTTTCCCGATTTCGTTTATCCATGTTTAGGCTGGCATCCAGAACAGCGTCTGCCGACCGACAAGGAATTAAATGAATTAATCCAATTAATTCGCACGGAAAAGCATAGAATAAATGGTGTTGGTGAGATCGGGTTGCCTCATTATTCGCTTAAGCAACTTGGGAATCCACCTCTAGAGCCGTACATTGAACTTTTTACAATTTTAACATGCGAAGCGAAAGCCCAAGAATTGCCGGTTGCCGTTCATGCTGTACATAATAAAGCACCACTCGCTTTAGCTGTTCTTAAAGAAGAAAAAATGACGAAAGCGCATTTTCATTGGCTAAAAGCGGAAGCCGAGGTATTGAAAGAGATTATTCATGAAGGATACTTTATCTCCGTAACACCCGAAGTTTGTTACCGCGAAAGGGATAAGCGGCTTGTTCAATCTACGCCGATGGGTCAACTTTTACTTGAAACAGATGGGCCATGGCCATTTTCCGGCCCTTTTTCAGGAAAAAGTACAACCCCTCTCTTTTTATTTGACAGCTTGGAAAAGGTAGCGGCAATCAAAGGCAAGTCAATAGTGGAGGCGAAGTTCCAGCTTCGTCAAAATATAGAAAAACTTTATCTTTCATACAGAGGAGGCTCTATAAATTG